A portion of the Motacilla alba alba isolate MOTALB_02 chromosome 19, Motacilla_alba_V1.0_pri, whole genome shotgun sequence genome contains these proteins:
- the NSRP1 gene encoding nuclear speckle splicing regulatory protein 1 → MAALGKQYGLIMPKKLPQKNLVSKKLSVFADESDEEPTVGESLQKEALKKQAMKQTKLEIQKALEEDATVYEYDSIYDEMQQKKKESSAKMLAGNDDKKPRYIHNILKAAEIRKKEQERRMERKIQKEREMEGGEFAHKEAFVTSAYKKKLQERAEEEERERRESALEAYLDVTKQRDLSGFYRHLLNQRVGEEEMPKCSFREARIKEEKPDSQDEPNERNKSPSERQRVKPSKKENNPDADTDLGTDSSDDDKRHKHGKVNLKKKKRRENSVSSEEEVKHHKSQRHSRSPSSSSVEEEPRTKGQTSHQRGESRPSRRGSDEQYREKDYERSRTHEKDHQREREERHRHGDHTNRDHYRRREDQDDKQRGKERKEREGHGREWRRTKEREEKGSEKEREKERTRNDKDRYNDREKERGEKYREREDHAKERREKYGSEEKKYRERREGTPTSLEKDGEGDLGKERKGKDREVDEKGSSSSGMSEQKRKAGEEGEKDEKEQAQKAPETLSKFAKRSNEETVMSARDRYLARQMARVSTKPYIEKEED, encoded by the exons aTATGGGCTTATTATGCCCAAAAAGTTGCCACAGAAAAATCTTGTTTCAAAGAAGCTCTCGGTGTTTGCAGATGAGTCAGATGAAGAG CCAACTGTTGGGGAAAGTCTTCAAAAAGAGGCACTGAAAAAGCAAGCAATGAAACAG actaaACTGGAGATTCAGAAGGCTTTAGAAGAAGATGCTACAGTATATGAATATGACAGTATTTATgatgaaatgcagcagaagaagaaagaaagcagtgCCAAAATGTTAGCTGGAAATGATGACAAAAAG CCCAGATACATCCACAATATCCTCAAAGCAGCTGAGATTAGAAAGAAGGAACAAGAGAGAcggatggaaagaaaaattcagaaagagCGTGAAATGGAAGGAGGAGAGTTTGCACACAAAGAGGCTTTTGTGACTTCAGCCTATAAGAAGAAGCTGCAAGAaagagctgaggaggaggagagagaaagaagagagtCAGCTCTCGAGG CATACCTGGATGTGACCAAACAGAGGGATCTCAGTGGATTCTACAGACATCTTTTAAACCAGCGTGTGGGGGAAGAAGAGATGCCTAAATGCAGCTTCCGTGAAGCCAG gataaaggaagaaaaacctgaCAGTCAGGATGAACCCAACGAAAGGAACAAAAGCCCGTCGGAAAGACAAAGAGTGAAGCCctctaagaaagaaaataatccagATGCTGATACCGACCTAGGAACTGATAGCAGTGATGATGACAAGAGACACAAGCATGGTAAAGtaaatttgaaaaagaagaaaagaagggagaacTCTGTGAGCAGTGAAGAGGAAGTTAAACATCACAAAAGCCAGAGGCATTCCAGGTCACCAAGCTCATCCAGTGTGGAGGAAGAGCCACGCACCAAAGGCCAAACAAGTCACCAGAGGGGAGAGAGCAGGCCAAGCAGAAGGGGAAGTGATGAGCAGTACAGGGAGAAGGATTATGAGAGAAGTAGGACCCATGAAAAGGATCaccagagggaaagggaagagcgACACAGGCATGGGGATCACACTAATAGAGATCACTACAGGAGGAGGGAAGATCAAGATGATAAAcaaagggggaaggaaagaaaagagagggaggggcatggcagggaatggaggaggacaaaggagagagaggagaagggcTCAGAGAAGGAACgagagaaagaaagaaccaGAAATGATAAAGATAGGTATAATgacagagagaaggagagaggagagaaatacagagaaagggaagatcatgcaaaggagaggagagagaaatatggcagtgaggaaaagaaatacagagagaggagagaaggtACTCCTACATCTTTGGAAAAAGATGGAGAGGGTGatctgggaaaagagagaaagggaaaagacagAGAGGTGGATGAGAAGGGaagctccagctctggaatgTCCGAGCAGAAACGTAAagctggagaagaaggagagaaagatgAGAAGGAACAAGCACAGAAAGCACCTGAGACCCTGAGCAAATTTGCCAAGAGGAGCAACGAGGAGACGGTGATGTCAGCACGGGACCGGTACCTGGCCCGGCAGATGGCCCGGGTCAGCACCAAACCCTACATTGAGAAGGAGGAGGATTGA